In one window of Nocardiopsis aegyptia DNA:
- a CDS encoding snapalysin family zinc-dependent metalloprotease, whose product MLRRILTPLLITLSALALTLVGTAPATAATAERSQPLRQTVLYYDASQAAEYTSAVSSAVRVWNSSVGNVRLAPASAWQRAEIRIIADDGWPRAHLGPVRPGGQVTVWMGRQGTDAGYDAVRIAAHELGHSLGLPDAKPGPCSSLMSGSTGGVDCTSRYPNASERARVEANYGGGLSGRSATDGELLVDRA is encoded by the coding sequence ATGTTGAGACGGATCCTCACACCCCTCCTGATCACCCTGAGTGCGCTCGCGCTGACGTTGGTGGGCACCGCCCCGGCCACCGCCGCGACCGCGGAGCGGTCCCAGCCGCTGCGCCAGACCGTCCTGTACTACGACGCGAGCCAGGCCGCGGAGTACACCTCCGCCGTCTCCTCGGCCGTGCGCGTGTGGAACTCCAGCGTCGGCAACGTCCGTCTGGCGCCCGCCTCCGCCTGGCAGCGCGCCGAGATCCGCATCATCGCCGACGACGGCTGGCCCCGCGCCCACCTGGGCCCGGTGCGCCCCGGCGGGCAGGTGACCGTCTGGATGGGCCGCCAGGGCACCGACGCCGGCTACGACGCGGTGCGCATCGCCGCGCACGAGCTCGGCCACAGCCTGGGGCTGCCCGACGCCAAGCCCGGCCCGTGCTCGTCGCTCATGTCCGGTTCCACCGGCGGGGTCGACTGCACCAGCCGCTATCCCAACGCCTCCGAGCGCGCGCGGGTGGAGGCCAACTACGGCGGCGGCCTGAGCGGTCGCAGCGCCACCGACGGGGAACTCCTGGTCGACCGCGCCTGA
- a CDS encoding alkaline phosphatase D family protein has translation MPRTHLSRRSALSLGATGTAGVLLAGGGAGPALAQGRNNRPVLTHGIQLGDPRVDGAVVWTRADRPARMVVEVATRPDFRDARTVRGPQLTPAGDGTGRVRITGLDAGQEVYLRVHAESGRYSSEVLEGGFRTAGGADDDTIRFVFSGDVAGQGWGINPDIGGMPIFAAMADRDPDFFLHLGDAVYADGPLQESVVLPDGRTWRNVVTEEKAAVAQTLAEYRGQYAYNLLDDALRGFAARVPQIVQWDDHEVVNNWYPGEILDDDRYTETDVDRLARRAHRAFHEWMPIVPAEAVDGRIYRKLSYGPDLDVFVIDMRPYRDANSGGTAAFERVLGEAQARWLVDGVSASTATWKVIASDMPLGVVVRDGQDIEAVANGLPGAPRGREAELDEVLHGLHRRGARNVVWVTADVHYTAAHHYSPERASSREFTPFWEFVSGPLHAGAFGPNALDPTFGPEVVFQNAPPVANTSPLDGFQHFGEIEIDRQSKELTVFLRDANGDSLWTRTLTPEDRSR, from the coding sequence ATGCCGCGCACCCACCTCTCACGTCGATCCGCCCTCAGCCTGGGCGCCACGGGCACAGCAGGCGTCCTCCTGGCCGGAGGCGGGGCCGGTCCCGCCCTGGCCCAGGGCAGGAACAACCGCCCGGTCCTGACGCACGGCATCCAACTCGGCGACCCCCGCGTCGACGGTGCCGTGGTCTGGACACGGGCCGACCGCCCCGCACGGATGGTCGTCGAGGTCGCCACCCGGCCCGACTTCCGCGACGCACGCACCGTCCGCGGGCCACAGCTCACCCCGGCCGGTGACGGTACGGGACGGGTCCGCATCACCGGGCTCGACGCGGGCCAGGAGGTGTACCTGCGCGTGCACGCCGAAAGCGGACGGTACTCCAGTGAAGTCCTCGAAGGCGGCTTCCGTACCGCCGGAGGCGCCGACGACGACACGATCCGTTTCGTGTTCTCCGGAGACGTCGCCGGCCAGGGGTGGGGCATCAACCCCGACATCGGCGGCATGCCGATCTTCGCCGCCATGGCCGACCGCGACCCGGACTTCTTCCTCCACCTGGGCGATGCCGTCTACGCCGACGGACCGCTCCAGGAGAGCGTCGTACTGCCCGACGGGCGCACGTGGCGCAACGTGGTCACCGAGGAGAAGGCGGCGGTCGCGCAGACGCTGGCCGAGTACCGCGGCCAGTACGCCTACAACCTGCTCGACGACGCACTGCGCGGCTTCGCCGCCCGGGTTCCGCAGATCGTGCAGTGGGACGACCACGAGGTCGTCAACAACTGGTACCCGGGCGAGATCCTCGACGACGACCGCTACACCGAGACCGATGTCGATCGGCTGGCCAGGCGGGCCCACCGGGCGTTCCACGAGTGGATGCCCATCGTCCCGGCCGAGGCGGTGGACGGCAGGATCTACCGCAAGCTGTCCTACGGCCCCGACCTGGACGTCTTCGTCATCGACATGCGGCCCTACCGGGACGCCAACTCGGGGGGAACGGCCGCTTTCGAACGCGTCCTCGGCGAGGCGCAGGCACGCTGGCTGGTCGACGGGGTGTCGGCCTCCACCGCGACCTGGAAGGTGATCGCCTCGGACATGCCCCTCGGCGTGGTCGTGCGCGACGGCCAGGACATCGAGGCGGTGGCCAACGGCCTGCCCGGCGCGCCGCGCGGGCGCGAGGCCGAACTCGACGAGGTGCTGCACGGCCTGCACCGCCGGGGTGCGCGGAACGTGGTGTGGGTGACGGCCGACGTCCACTACACGGCCGCGCACCACTACTCCCCCGAGCGTGCGAGCAGCCGCGAGTTCACCCCGTTCTGGGAGTTCGTGTCCGGGCCGCTGCACGCCGGTGCGTTCGGGCCGAACGCACTCGACCCCACCTTCGGGCCCGAGGTGGTGTTCCAGAACGCGCCGCCGGTGGCGAACACCTCGCCGCTCGACGGCTTCCAGCACTTCGGCGAGATCGAGATCGACCGGCAGAGCAAGGAGCTCACCGTCTTCCTGCGTGACGCCAACGGAGACTCCCTCTGGACGCGGACCCTCACCCCCGAGGACCGCTCACGCTGA
- a CDS encoding helix-turn-helix transcriptional regulator, whose amino-acid sequence MIDRTGLAEFLRSRREALQPEDVGLPRGQRRRTNGLRREEVASLCHMSADYYSRLERERGPQPSQRMLASIAQGLHMSLDERDHLFRLAGHNPPARGTSNEHISPGLLRVLDRLDDTPAEISSELGETLRQSPMGVALTGDTTRYTGPARSAGYRWFTDPASRRIYAPEEHPFLTRMYAAGLRELVTLRGPESRAAHLADLLLARSEEFRRVWGDHEIGIRPHEVKHFVHPEVGALELNCQRLVDPGQAHHLMVYTAVPGTESHEKLQVLSVIGAQTLH is encoded by the coding sequence GTGATCGACCGCACCGGGTTGGCGGAGTTCCTCCGCAGCCGGCGTGAGGCACTACAGCCGGAGGACGTCGGTCTGCCGCGCGGACAGCGCCGCAGGACGAACGGGCTACGGCGCGAGGAAGTCGCGTCGTTGTGTCACATGTCGGCCGACTACTACTCCCGCCTGGAGCGGGAACGCGGCCCCCAGCCCTCGCAACGGATGCTCGCCTCGATCGCCCAGGGCCTGCACATGTCGCTCGACGAGCGCGACCACCTGTTCCGCCTGGCCGGCCACAACCCGCCCGCCAGGGGCACGTCCAACGAGCACATCAGCCCCGGGCTCCTGCGCGTGCTCGACCGCCTGGACGACACACCCGCCGAGATCTCCAGCGAGCTCGGCGAAACCCTGCGGCAGTCCCCGATGGGCGTCGCGCTGACCGGCGACACGACGCGGTACACCGGGCCCGCTCGTAGCGCGGGGTACCGGTGGTTCACCGACCCCGCCTCCCGGCGGATCTACGCGCCGGAGGAACACCCGTTCCTGACGCGGATGTACGCCGCGGGGCTGCGTGAGCTCGTCACCCTCCGCGGCCCCGAGTCCCGCGCCGCCCACCTGGCCGACCTGCTGCTGGCACGCAGTGAGGAGTTCCGGCGGGTGTGGGGCGACCACGAGATCGGGATCCGCCCCCACGAGGTCAAGCACTTCGTCCACCCCGAGGTCGGCGCGCTGGAGTTGAACTGCCAGCGGCTGGTCGACCCCGGCCAGGCCCATCATCTGATGGTCTACACCGCCGTCCCCGGCACCGAGAGCCACGAGAAGCTCCAGGTGCTCTCGGTCATCGGCGCTCAGACACTCCACTGA